A window of the Streptomyces griseochromogenes genome harbors these coding sequences:
- a CDS encoding SDR family NAD(P)-dependent oxidoreductase, producing the protein MSDLQGRIALVTGATKGIGLAVAAELARCGATVLMNHRGKPDRARDALSRVQEIRDDARLIQGDVADPADVEHMFRQIRDDHGRLDAFVNNAGITDDGYALMMGETKWRNVIETNLTGAFLCTRAAARLMARRRGGAIVTVSSTSALNPPAGQANYAAAKAGGIALTKVLAKELGSYGVRVNCVIPGFIDTSMTRQMPSDRLTEYLRNVPLGRIGQPEEVASVVRFLLSDEAGYVTGTSVVVDGGLIS; encoded by the coding sequence GTGAGCGATCTCCAAGGGCGTATCGCGCTGGTCACCGGTGCCACCAAGGGCATCGGCCTGGCGGTGGCGGCTGAACTGGCCCGCTGCGGCGCCACCGTGCTGATGAACCATCGCGGCAAGCCGGACCGGGCACGCGACGCCCTGTCCCGGGTACAGGAGATCCGGGACGATGCCCGGCTGATCCAGGGTGACGTCGCCGACCCGGCTGACGTGGAACACATGTTCCGGCAGATCAGGGACGACCACGGACGGCTCGACGCCTTCGTCAACAACGCCGGCATCACGGACGACGGTTACGCGCTCATGATGGGCGAGACCAAGTGGCGCAACGTCATCGAGACCAACCTCACCGGCGCCTTCCTGTGCACCCGTGCCGCGGCCCGGCTCATGGCCCGGCGGCGCGGCGGCGCCATCGTCACCGTCAGCTCGACGAGCGCGCTGAACCCGCCGGCTGGCCAGGCCAACTACGCGGCCGCCAAGGCGGGCGGCATCGCGCTGACGAAGGTGCTGGCGAAAGAGCTGGGCTCCTACGGGGTCCGCGTCAACTGCGTGATCCCCGGGTTCATCGACACCTCGATGACCCGTCAGATGCCCTCCGACCGACTGACGGAGTACCTGCGGAACGTGCCGCTCGGCCGTATCGGACAACCCGAAGAGGTCGCCTCCGTCGTGCGGTTCCTGCTCAGCGACGAGGCGGGCTACGTCACCGGCACCTCGGTCGTCGTCGACGGCGGCCTCATCAGCTGA